The genome window CTTGCAAATGGGACTTATTAAAAGTCACTTGACTTGATAAACTCGCTGGGCTAGTTTTAACAGATTCAGTTTGATTGGGAGTAGAAATTGGTCTTACAATTGGTTGAGTTTTTGATGGAGAATCGGCATCGGTCACCTTGGCCTGTGGAGTAACGTTAtctgtttttttaatttcttttccccGATGAGTTTTCATTTGACTTTTTACAACATCAAACAAGCTCCTGACATAGATGTTTGCTCCTCCTTTTAAATCCCGGTTCAATCGACCAGCCCTCTTGACAGGTGGATGTTCGCTATGGGGATCTGAAGAAGCTTCACCTGAGATGGCGACATCATTTCTACGTGGTGAACGAACATACTCCGGTTTTCTTTTTACTCCTTTTTGTCCCTCCTCTCTTCTTGGCTCTTCAACAAAACTAGTAAAACTACTATTGGCACTTGCAAATGAAGGTCTGGGTGTTCCTGCTTCACTTTTGTTTTTCTTCTCTGAAGACATAGAGAAGAAGTTGATGTTCCCAGATGTCGATGACGTTGTAGGAGCTCCAAATAGGGGTGGATCTTTTGACTCGTTTTTACTTGACATGCTAAAAGATGATGCCGATGTTTCATCTAATTTATTTGCTCCCGGTAGGATTGGTTTGAAAGTTGTATGAGCGGGAGGTTTGAAACTGTGCTCTGAATTGGAGGCTACCTGTGTAAAAGTGGAGTCCGCAGCACTAGAACTGGTACTTATTTGTGTCGTGGTACCAAATACACTTCCAGTCTGCACAGTGGAAATATTTGAGGACTGACCAAAAATTGACATTTTCTCAGTGGCTGCTGTCTTGCTAACTTGTGCAGATTgtgcaattccaaatgcagaagatGGTTGTGCACTGATAGAACCAGATTCTTGCTTACTAAATGGAGGTTGGAAGCCAGGAGACTGACCAAAAATATTACTTTGTCCACTGTTTACCTGTCCAAATGCAGACACTTGGCTACTACTATTTGGCCCAGATTGCGTAGAACCTGCCTGACTAAAACTTTGTCCAGTCACATTCTGCGCAAACATAGGTGTCTGGGTCGGGTTGGAGGGTGTCTGGCCAAACAAAAATCTATTACTAGGGGATTGTTGTCCAAATTGTGGACCTTGATTTGAGCCATCCTCAGACTGTCTAGATGCTGCTGATGACTCAGATGTTGCCTGGGAAAATATAGAAGTATTGCTTCCAAAGGGGGAGGCTGACTGGCTAGTTGTAGGCTGTGTAAAGAAAGATGCAGATTGGTTAGTAGTCGCTTGGGCAAAGAGAGATGTAGATTGACTAGATGGTACTTGGGcaaaaggagatgcagatttactggGAGTAATTTGTCCAAATATAGATGATTGATTGTTACTGCTTTGTCCAAACGATGGCGCAGGTGGCCCCGTAGAAGTCTGCCCAAATGCAGGTAGTGTTTGAGTATTGGTTGTCTGTCCAAAGAGGGAAGATGACTGTCCGGTAGTTGCCAGCCCAAACACAGGACCAGTTTGTCCCAAAGACTGTTGTGCAAAAGTAGTAGAAGCCTGATTATTAGCAGTCTGTCCAAAGGTAAAGCCAGACTGTCCTGTTGTAACCTGTCCAAAGGCTGGTGCAGATGGAGCAGAAGAAACCTGGCCAAATGCAGGAGCGGTTAGACCAGATGTTGTCTGTCCAAACACAGGTGGTGACTGACTAGGGGTGCTCTGCCCAAATATTGGCGTAAACTGTGCAGACGTGCCCTGCCCAAACGCAGGTGCCGACTGATTAGTGGATTGTCCAAATGAAGGAGCAGACTGCCCTGAGCTGGACTGTCCGAACAGCGGAGCTGTCTGTCCAGATGTTGCTAGTCCAAACACTGATGTATTAGCTGTGTGCCCAAAGGTAGGAGCAGACTGCCCAGCGGTGGCCTGCCCAAATATAGAATTAGACTGGCCAGAAGGAGCCTGACCAAACAGTGTCCCTGAAGAAGAACCCTGGCCAAATGTAGGGGCCTACAGTCCACCACTTGCCTGGCCAAATGCTGGAGTAGTTTGAACAGAATTAGTCTGTCCAAAGATAGAAGAAGATTGGCTTAAAGTATTCTGACCAAAAACAGACTGGTTGTTACCGAGCTGTCCAAACATAGGGGCTGACTGGCCAGTAGAGGCTGTCCAAATGTAGGGGCAGGCTGTACAGTTGCATTTTGGCCAAATAATGTTGTCTGCCCAAACATAGCTGCATTCTGATTTTGTGTATTGGGGTTTGTGGTTTGTTGTCCACCGAACACATTGCTATTGTTCATGGTTTGTGAGGAAAGAAAACTTGCGCCTTGTACACCTAAGAAACATATAGAAATGTAAGATTAAAATCTCAAGAAAGGTTGATCCTATCTAGACAGTATTGTACTGTGACAGTTCTCAATTCAGCAACATTAAAGGGAACTTATTTCTTACAAAAATACAATTTACACCAGTGCATAGAGTGGTAATCAGCAGGTAAATAGCATTGAAATCCTATCTGCCAGGTTTAGTGGGAGTGATTAAGTTCAAATGCTTTTTAGCTAAAAATTCATGCATTTAAAAATCAtaaattcccatcttcaagatcctatcccaatatgtagatgtaataaaaataataacattagcagataccttcaattagaaatgtaatatagttcgcctactatagctatgtctcttacctcatgtgtgggGGTGTGGGTGTCACGTtaaacttaagctgggtttacacactgcaacatctcaaacgacatcgctgtaacgtcaccggtttggtgacgcaatagcgatgttgtttgcgatgttgcagtgtgtgaaacctatcagcgacccggcccctgctgtgaagttgctggaagttgctgatcgctacaaatcgttcaggaccattcctaggtcctttgtttccagctgtgcagcatgcatcgctggaaagtttcagtgtgtgaaagactttgcagagactttgttagcaacttccctttcaaaaggctgcttatcaacgcccccaacaaccagctaggtcgctctgcaggtccggatcgctgttgagttgttggccaggtttgcctgtttgaacagctcaccagagacttagcagagacttagggaggtcgctgttacgtcacaaaaccggtgacgttacagcgatgtcctttgcgatgttgcagtgtgtaaacccagctttaggaaccagtactccactaactacctggtaaatatttcactaccatgtgtatctctgtgtcgattctgacactttagatctgaaaataaggagcgctgatagtgtaacaccaaagtgatcagtggggtacacctggaaaatatacactcacctggatcagttgtgacagtcacaaccactagtgcgcatgagataatggcgtctgctgcagccccacgtggataagcatacaagataaggcagaaaaggggttaatgctgcgcatcagccaaatgaagacgtataatgttgatgaagatgagtattcttttatttcataggtctacgcgtttcaaggtgacaacctcttcctcaggaccaatgcatcaacaacaagtcgacttgttgttgatgcattggtcctgaggaagaggttgtcaccttgaaacgcgtagacctatgaaataaaagaatactcatcttcatcaacattatacgtcttcatttggctgatgcgcagcattaaccccttttctgccttatcttgtatgctagATTCTGACACTGACTGTTTTGTCGTTATATAGAACTGGTTCCCTCTATGACTTTCACGTGTAATCTGACGTCTGGGTAAACTACTCTGGTTATAATGGCTGCTTTGGTGGCAACAGGCGCTGGACTTTTTGTGGCATGACCTCTGGCCACACTTTCTCTAGTGCTTGATGTTCTTACATACAATTACATTTAAACAACCTTCCTTAACCCT of Anomaloglossus baeobatrachus isolate aAnoBae1 unplaced genomic scaffold, aAnoBae1.hap1 Scaffold_133, whole genome shotgun sequence contains these proteins:
- the LOC142260570 gene encoding LOW QUALITY PROTEIN: uncharacterized protein LOC142260570 (The sequence of the model RefSeq protein was modified relative to this genomic sequence to represent the inferred CDS: inserted 1 base in 1 codon; substituted 1 base at 1 genomic stop codon); its protein translation is MNNSNVFGGQQTTNPNTQNQNAAMFGQTTLFGQNATVQPAPTFGQXSTGQSAPMFGQLGNNQSVFGQNTLSQSSSIFGQTNSVQTTPAFGQASGGLXAPTFGQGSSSGTLFGQAPSGQSNSIFGQATAGQSAPTFGHTANTSVFGLATSGQTAPLFGQSSSGQSAPSFGQSTNQSAPAFGQGTSAQFTPIFGQSTPSQSPPVFGQTTSGLTAPAFGQVSSAPSAPAFGQVTTGQSGFTFGQTANNQASTTFAQQSLGQTGPVFGLATTGQSSSLFGQTTNTQTLPAFGQTSTGPPAPSFGQSSNNQSSIFGQITPSKSASPFAQVPSSQSTSLFAQATTNQSASFFTQPTTSQSASPFGSNTSIFSQATSESSAASRQSEDGSNQGPQFGQQSPSNRFLFGQTPSNPTQTPMFAQNVTGQSFSQAGSTQSGPNSSSQVSAFGQVNSGQSNIFGQSPGFQPPFSKQESGSISAQPSSAFGIAQSAQVSKTAATEKMSIFGQSSNISTVQTGSVFGTTTQISTSSSAADSTFTQVASNSEHSFKPPAHTTFKPILPGANKLDETSASSFSMSSKNESKDPPLFGAPTTSSTSGNINFFSMSSEKKNKSEAGTPRPSFASANSSFTSFVEEPRREEGQKGVKRKPEYVRSPRRNDVAISGEASSDPHSEHPPVKRAGRLNRDLKGGANIYVRSLFDVVKSQMKTHRGKEIKKTDNVTPQAKVTDADSPSKTQPIVRPISTPNQTESVKTSPASLSSQVTFNKSHLQDTGHTTSTRMVSFLGPNQQGSPRDYSSPGPSELIPGRIRPLLEEGELLPEIQAIPSSSVASKGERSAGAQHTVPVSPSEMTTFFIRNVPNKFNKKNIMEDFFKKYGKILRINCRIKQKMASIQFNNHNSAAVAKKSVKELYKDAVGFWQRKKTSPAKKKGAQTVEREVRQSEQKGIPAVSPVCKPLLQGLKGSSLKKATFPKNLQFGVQNTDIPSPPSDSAVSLPPSLLHLVGMAAETSEEKYRLLDQRDKILRQARVKRTGLDQAKVFVGTCPDMCPEKERYMRDTRNQLSIYEFLPGTDKLDHAAAIKEYSRSSADQEEPLAHELRPLPVLCMTMDYMVTNIMDQGEDNYRDWYDFVWNRTRGIRKDITQQHLCDKFTVSLMEKCMRFHIHCAYELCEEPMSSFDPKINNENLTKCLQSLKEMYQDLQNHGETCPCEPEFRGYSVLLNLNKGDILREVQQFPESVRNAEEVKYAVQVFAALNSTNFVRFFKLVRSASYLNSCILHCYFPQIRRDALRALNVAYTASYQRPTLFPLENMVRLLSFHDTEEAIDFLASYGLSVSEGFVELNRAAFVEPLVPLQPKRSSYISSKRQMSIGEIVNGAPLPQFFLHMPVCSFDAQNKYTGSISSYEPAIPTVSHL